The following coding sequences lie in one Acropora palmata chromosome 3, jaAcrPala1.3, whole genome shotgun sequence genomic window:
- the LOC141877670 gene encoding organic cation transporter protein-like isoform X1: MQSKVVSSTQHFDDILRYVGEFGWWQKFLYFSSCFVIIVSSALQMVSLVFATGTPKFQCVTPNVTCDENKCCEECKNYSFDGSFTSTVTEWSLICDKAHIAAIVQAFFVAGMMVGSLLFGVVSDYFGRRFCLFLCSALASGFSLASSFVDCLSFFTFLRFCSGAAITGLFVGHYVYILELVGTSYRTLAGKVQDVFWVLGACLMIMIAYFVRDWRHVLLIASFPAALFYLLWRVFPESLRWLVVQGRLDDAHVILMKYADKSSVEVDSDTLSSMLQNCEASETKLKTWSKRSPLELVRTPRMRKRTLILCYNWLVLNMIFYGIMLYVPNLAGDLYLNLLLMFLTDLPHTPMSWFAFKYFGRRVPHCIFMLISGLSCLLVLTVPNDMKGAITVLAIIGRFFGSASFSNIYLYSSELYPTTVRNIALGVCSTFSRLGGIAAPFIVALGQQPGVSLTLPLVIIGIMTLVAGVMSLWLPETLLSNMSETVKDVEKSRENYGVIWMGKPRPCPFFASCFGWKESGAQNRYACALQDLPEEASEDPKKTPPLHTTEDGPN, translated from the exons ATGCAATCTAAAGTTGTGAGCTCCACTCAGCATTTCGACGACATTTTGCGATATGTCGGGGAGTTTGGATGGTGGCAAAAGTTTCTTTACTTCTCGTCCTGTTTTGTGATCATCGTTTCCAGTGCTTTGCAGATGGTCTCACTTGTCTTTGCAACTGGTACGCCCAAATTTCAATGCGTCACTCCCAATGTTACGTGTGACGAAAACAAGTGCTGCGAAGAATGCAAGAATTACAGCTTTGACGGCTCCTTTACTAGTACAGTAACTGAG TGGAGCTTGATTTGTGATAAGGCCCATATCGCCGCCATAGTGCAGGCTTTCTTTGTTGCTGGTATGATGGTTGGCTCTCTTCTGTTTGGAGTAGTGTCTGACTACTTTGGGCGAAGATTTTGCCTCTTCTTGTGCAGCGCTCTTGCG TCTGGGTTCAGCCTGGCCTCCAGTTTTGTGGATTGTCTTTCCTTCTTCACATTTCTACGCTTTTGCTCTGGTGCCGCTATTACTGGCCTTTTTGTTGGACATTATGTCTACATTCTGGAGCTGGTTGGAACAAGTTATCGCACGTTGGCAGGCAAAGTGCAAGATGTTTTCTGGGTATTGGGCGCATGCTTGATGATCATGATTGCTTATTTTGTGAGGGATTGGCGACATGTTTTACTTATTGCTAGTTTTCCGGcagctttattttatttgctgtgGAG AGTATTTCCGGAATCCTTGCGATGGCTGGTGGTTCAAGGTCGACTTGACGATGCGCATGTCATTCTCATGAAGTACGCTGACAAGAGCTCTGTAGAAGTAGATTCAGATACCCTGAGCTCCATGCTACAAAACTGTGAAGCCAGCGAGACTAAGCTGAAGACTTGGAGTAAAAGATCGCCTCTAGAGCTAGTGCGCACCCCCAGAATGAGAAAAAGGACGCTGATTCTCTGTTATAACTG GCTTGTGCTTAACATGATATTCTATGGCATCATGCTGTATGTTCCAAATCTTGCTGGTGATCTTTACTTGAACCTATTGCTGATGTTTCTGACTGATCTGCCGCACACTCCGATGTCATGGTTTGCTTTCAAATA TTTCGGTCGCCGAGTTCCACATTGTATATTTATGCTTATCAGTGGACTGTCATGTCTTCTTGTTCTAACTGTTCCTAATG ATATGAAGGGAGCAATAACAGTCTTAGCGATCATTGGAAGATTTTTTGGGTCAGCTTCTTTCTCCAACATCTACTTATACAGCAGTGAACTTTATCCTACTACGGTGAG GAACATCGCTCTCGGCGTTTGTTCAACATTTTCTCGCTTGGGAGGAATCGCGGCACCCTTTATCGTTGCATTG GGCCAGCAACCAGGTGTGTCTTTGACATTACCTCTTGTTATCATTGGTATTATGACACTCGTTGCTGGAGTCATGTCCCTGTGGCTGCCTGAGACATTGCTGTCTAACATGTCCGAAACAGTGAAAGATGTTGAGAAATCGCGTGAGAACTATGGAGTCATATGGATGGGCAAACCTCGTCCTTGtcctttttttgcatcatGCTTTGG TTGGAAGGAATCTGGGGCACAAAATAGATATGCGTGCGCGCTGCAAGATCTCCCCGAAGAAGCCTCGGAGGACCCAAAGAAGACACCACCTCTGCACACCACAGAAGATGGTCCGAACTAA
- the LOC141877670 gene encoding organic cation transporter protein-like isoform X2, translated as MQSKVVSSTQHFDDILRYVGEFGWWQKFLYFSSCFVIIVSSALQMVSLVFATGTPKFQCVTPNVTCDENKCCEECKNYSFDGSFTSTVTEWSLICDKAHIAAIVQAFFVAGMMVGSLLFGVVSDYFGRRFCLFLCSALASGFSLASSFVDCLSFFTFLRFCSGAAITGLFVGHYVYILELVGTSYRTLAGKVQDVFWVLGACLMIMIAYFVRDWRHVLLIASFPAALFYLLWSFGRRVPHCIFMLISGLSCLLVLTVPNDMKGAITVLAIIGRFFGSASFSNIYLYSSELYPTTVRNIALGVCSTFSRLGGIAAPFIVALGQQPGVSLTLPLVIIGIMTLVAGVMSLWLPETLLSNMSETVKDVEKSRENYGVIWMGKPRPCPFFASCFGWKESGAQNRYACALQDLPEEASEDPKKTPPLHTTEDGPN; from the exons ATGCAATCTAAAGTTGTGAGCTCCACTCAGCATTTCGACGACATTTTGCGATATGTCGGGGAGTTTGGATGGTGGCAAAAGTTTCTTTACTTCTCGTCCTGTTTTGTGATCATCGTTTCCAGTGCTTTGCAGATGGTCTCACTTGTCTTTGCAACTGGTACGCCCAAATTTCAATGCGTCACTCCCAATGTTACGTGTGACGAAAACAAGTGCTGCGAAGAATGCAAGAATTACAGCTTTGACGGCTCCTTTACTAGTACAGTAACTGAG TGGAGCTTGATTTGTGATAAGGCCCATATCGCCGCCATAGTGCAGGCTTTCTTTGTTGCTGGTATGATGGTTGGCTCTCTTCTGTTTGGAGTAGTGTCTGACTACTTTGGGCGAAGATTTTGCCTCTTCTTGTGCAGCGCTCTTGCG TCTGGGTTCAGCCTGGCCTCCAGTTTTGTGGATTGTCTTTCCTTCTTCACATTTCTACGCTTTTGCTCTGGTGCCGCTATTACTGGCCTTTTTGTTGGACATTATGTCTACATTCTGGAGCTGGTTGGAACAAGTTATCGCACGTTGGCAGGCAAAGTGCAAGATGTTTTCTGGGTATTGGGCGCATGCTTGATGATCATGATTGCTTATTTTGTGAGGGATTGGCGACATGTTTTACTTATTGCTAGTTTTCCGGcagctttattttatttgctgtgGAG TTTCGGTCGCCGAGTTCCACATTGTATATTTATGCTTATCAGTGGACTGTCATGTCTTCTTGTTCTAACTGTTCCTAATG ATATGAAGGGAGCAATAACAGTCTTAGCGATCATTGGAAGATTTTTTGGGTCAGCTTCTTTCTCCAACATCTACTTATACAGCAGTGAACTTTATCCTACTACGGTGAG GAACATCGCTCTCGGCGTTTGTTCAACATTTTCTCGCTTGGGAGGAATCGCGGCACCCTTTATCGTTGCATTG GGCCAGCAACCAGGTGTGTCTTTGACATTACCTCTTGTTATCATTGGTATTATGACACTCGTTGCTGGAGTCATGTCCCTGTGGCTGCCTGAGACATTGCTGTCTAACATGTCCGAAACAGTGAAAGATGTTGAGAAATCGCGTGAGAACTATGGAGTCATATGGATGGGCAAACCTCGTCCTTGtcctttttttgcatcatGCTTTGG TTGGAAGGAATCTGGGGCACAAAATAGATATGCGTGCGCGCTGCAAGATCTCCCCGAAGAAGCCTCGGAGGACCCAAAGAAGACACCACCTCTGCACACCACAGAAGATGGTCCGAACTAA